Proteins from one Entomospira culicis genomic window:
- the mutM gene encoding bifunctional DNA-formamidopyrimidine glycosylase/DNA-(apurinic or apyrimidinic site) lyase: MPELPEVESVRQALLPYLNETVTDVVVHDAWLRQPISGDIPQKLQGKKLLTIERMSKYLLLTFEGAPKLLVHLGMSGRLESRDHLLKHDKISWHFADGRTLYFNDARRFGLVLWAAAYRMPKLGPEPLTDAFTPVYLETTMHKHRAPIKVALLDQKLIAGLGNIYACEALYDAGISPTRPANQLSQPEYQQLHHSINKIIARAIALSGSTWRDYRKPDGQSGQFQDEFMVYDREGELTEHGIVERIKQAGRSTYYCPNHQK, from the coding sequence ATGCCTGAGTTACCCGAGGTAGAGAGCGTGCGCCAAGCGCTCCTACCTTATCTTAACGAGACTGTTACGGACGTGGTCGTGCATGATGCATGGCTACGTCAGCCTATTTCAGGGGATATTCCACAAAAACTGCAAGGCAAAAAACTCCTCACCATCGAGCGTATGAGTAAATATCTCTTATTAACCTTTGAGGGTGCGCCTAAACTTCTGGTGCACTTGGGGATGAGCGGCCGACTGGAGAGTCGCGATCATCTGCTTAAACATGATAAAATTTCTTGGCACTTTGCAGATGGGCGCACGCTATATTTTAACGATGCGCGTCGCTTTGGACTGGTGCTCTGGGCGGCGGCATACCGCATGCCTAAGCTTGGCCCAGAGCCACTCACCGACGCGTTTACTCCTGTCTATCTCGAAACCACCATGCACAAACATCGTGCACCGATCAAAGTGGCACTTCTGGATCAAAAGTTGATTGCCGGATTGGGCAACATCTATGCCTGCGAGGCACTCTATGATGCAGGGATATCCCCCACCCGACCAGCTAACCAACTCTCCCAGCCAGAGTACCAACAACTGCACCACTCTATCAACAAGATTATCGCGCGGGCTATCGCACTATCGGGCTCTACTTGGCGAGATTATCGCAAACCCGATGGCCAGAGCGGTCAATTTCAAGACGAATTTATGGTCTACGATCGCGAGGGCGAGCTCACGGAGCACGGCATTGTCGAACGAATCAAACAGGCAGGACGCTCCACCTATTACTGCCCTAATCACCAAAAGTAA
- the cmk gene encoding (d)CMP kinase gives MSKGSELKLIKPIRIAMSGRSGCGNTTAGRIVAERLGIVHVNYTFRNLAKDKGVSFNELRNMAQENDEIDKELDRRQLELAIAQSCVLSSRLAIWMLPVADLKIFLNIPLDERTRRIAQREGGDLQTKIAETQQRDALDQQRYYRIYGIDMNRFDGADIIINSGRLNAEQVADIIISAIPRDYFA, from the coding sequence TTGAGTAAAGGCAGTGAATTAAAATTAATTAAACCCATTAGAATTGCGATGTCCGGACGCAGTGGCTGTGGCAATACCACGGCGGGGCGCATTGTTGCCGAGCGATTGGGGATTGTGCATGTCAACTATACCTTTCGTAATTTGGCGAAGGATAAAGGTGTCTCTTTTAATGAGTTGCGCAATATGGCACAAGAGAATGATGAGATTGATAAAGAGTTAGATAGGCGTCAATTAGAGTTGGCAATTGCACAGTCGTGTGTGTTGAGTAGTCGATTGGCGATTTGGATGCTTCCTGTGGCGGATTTGAAGATCTTCCTCAATATCCCCTTAGACGAACGTACGCGTCGTATTGCACAGCGTGAGGGGGGCGACTTACAAACCAAAATTGCCGAGACCCAACAGCGTGATGCCCTCGATCAACAGCGCTATTATCGTATTTACGGCATCGATATGAATCGCTTTGATGGTGCCGATATTATCATTAATAGCGGTCGGTTGAATGCCGAACAAGTGGCAGACATCATTATTTCGGCGATTCCACGCGACTATTTTGCCTAA
- the murC gene encoding UDP-N-acetylmuramate--L-alanine ligase, whose amino-acid sequence MDWANIERKRIHIVGIKGAGCAALAEILHHRGAHLSGSDNPENFYTSLMLDALKITIYHQFDQEHITKEIDLVIHSAAYNQRNVELARAVALGLSILSYPEALGKLSQQSYSIAVAGVHGKTTTTAMLGLIAKEQGWPATTLVGSLVGGFGNRATYCAGSEIFIAETCEYREHFMHFHPNAILLTAIEWDHQDYYKSPQQLRDAFFRFIQRLPNGGILLYNADDPEVMMVVAQVQEARQDLSYRSFGHLHSVDYALSHEAVAGEMNTFSLSGWVDSVAIPLAGKHNRANAGMALAMAREIALQRGIDFSGDRARQSMRSFHGLTRRLELVGYDKARNIIVLDDYAHHPTAIEKTILGLREFYPERRIILSFMSHTYSRTHALLADFARTIALADVVILHKIYASAREHKPENFSSQDLLTATEAEKVSDLYYIEEPLDALALLRTLLQPNDLFITMGAGDNFHLSHQLIKEWASW is encoded by the coding sequence ATGGATTGGGCAAATATTGAGCGCAAGCGTATCCATATTGTTGGAATCAAAGGAGCTGGATGTGCGGCATTAGCAGAGATTTTGCACCACCGTGGCGCTCACCTGAGTGGCTCGGATAATCCCGAAAATTTTTATACAAGTCTCATGCTCGATGCGTTGAAGATCACAATTTATCACCAATTTGATCAAGAGCATATCACCAAAGAGATCGATTTGGTGATTCACAGCGCAGCCTATAATCAGCGTAATGTGGAGTTGGCGCGTGCTGTTGCGCTTGGACTTTCTATCCTCTCTTATCCTGAGGCGTTGGGCAAATTGAGTCAGCAGAGTTATAGCATTGCCGTAGCAGGGGTGCATGGCAAAACCACCACGACGGCGATGCTAGGGTTAATCGCCAAAGAGCAGGGCTGGCCGGCAACGACGCTGGTTGGTTCACTGGTGGGAGGTTTTGGTAATCGCGCGACCTATTGCGCTGGGAGCGAAATCTTCATCGCCGAGACCTGCGAGTATCGCGAGCACTTTATGCATTTTCACCCTAATGCCATCCTCTTAACGGCGATTGAGTGGGATCATCAAGACTATTACAAGAGTCCCCAGCAGTTACGTGATGCTTTTTTCCGCTTTATCCAACGCCTACCCAATGGCGGAATTTTACTTTATAACGCCGACGATCCCGAGGTGATGATGGTTGTGGCGCAGGTACAAGAAGCACGTCAAGATCTCTCTTATCGGTCATTTGGACATCTTCATTCGGTAGATTATGCGCTCTCTCACGAAGCAGTGGCAGGCGAAATGAATACGTTTTCGCTCTCAGGCTGGGTTGATAGCGTGGCTATTCCCTTGGCGGGCAAGCATAATCGCGCCAATGCGGGCATGGCTTTGGCGATGGCGCGAGAGATTGCGCTACAACGGGGCATCGATTTTTCAGGAGATCGTGCAAGGCAAAGCATGCGATCCTTCCATGGCTTAACCCGGAGATTGGAGCTGGTGGGCTATGATAAGGCGAGGAATATTATCGTGCTTGATGACTATGCGCATCACCCTACTGCTATCGAGAAGACGATTCTTGGTCTGCGCGAATTCTATCCAGAGCGGCGTATTATCTTGAGCTTCATGAGCCATACCTATAGCCGTACGCATGCGCTTTTGGCCGATTTTGCGCGTACTATCGCGCTTGCTGATGTGGTGATTTTACATAAAATTTACGCCTCGGCACGTGAGCACAAACCAGAAAATTTCTCCTCCCAAGATCTTCTCACGGCAACAGAAGCGGAAAAAGTGTCCGACCTTTACTATATAGAGGAGCCACTTGATGCGCTGGCGTTACTACGCACCTTGCTTCAACCGAATGATCTCTTCATTACCATGGGCGCGGGGGATAATTTTCACTTATCGCATCAGCTAATAAAGGAGTGGGCATCGTGGTGA
- a CDS encoding S1C family serine protease, which yields MKRWLSVTTLGFTLLLSGCFTGGGSGGQQSGRGGLPVDTRILGPQLLERDPVGYYELSWVQRDTDTRSEVIPALTNLMNQSASALEKLQYAMSLHSLAAIDDRALTQAYYVYARELITEGKVGVALAMIGDGGLDVNYLTNDQLKFFLDTANQHRLMHTTRRLIQEGGRRQVVASQDARWVNQNRRPHEWLDAVGTVSVDGGFVIDRGSVRRAGGSGSGFFIDRNGYFITNFHVIEMAVEGDRKHLVNLSVVIDTKGVRAPAKVIGYTKDADLALLKVEYEPDFAFDIATYANNVEAGQRIYALGSPLGLFNSNISTGVITNTERVLEFIASTPLGNIIQIDAAVNPGNSGGPLVNDDGIVVGVVYSGLLQFSGINFALPADLVRVMLPKMILQDAPDTPKLAVVPYADLAAFDGNRVLELQYVGLRSQAIKSGVENFGVVERVNNQSVKSVADMQIQFARRYPNTIATLRQGGKNIPIVLKSRPKYPGWHALLRDQDIALFPAFYGAQVKASGQYLLITRVYMRSSMEDIGFEENDSIVINGPFKRNVPDHLYALNVRARMAKVGGLEFAGMLLVADLRGFNWV from the coding sequence ATGAAAAGATGGTTATCAGTAACAACATTAGGATTTACGCTTCTGCTGTCGGGATGTTTTACCGGTGGTGGTAGCGGTGGGCAACAGTCGGGGCGTGGGGGCTTGCCGGTAGATACGCGTATTTTAGGACCGCAACTTTTAGAGCGGGATCCGGTAGGGTATTATGAGCTTAGTTGGGTGCAGCGTGATACCGATACGCGGTCGGAGGTGATTCCTGCGTTGACGAATTTAATGAATCAGAGCGCAAGTGCCTTGGAGAAGTTGCAATATGCCATGAGTCTTCACTCGTTGGCGGCGATTGACGATCGAGCTCTTACCCAAGCATATTATGTATATGCGCGAGAGCTTATTACCGAGGGCAAGGTGGGCGTTGCCTTGGCGATGATTGGCGATGGTGGGTTGGATGTAAATTATCTTACGAATGATCAGCTTAAATTCTTTTTGGATACGGCAAATCAACATCGCTTGATGCATACCACGCGTCGCCTGATTCAAGAGGGTGGGCGTCGTCAGGTGGTGGCTTCGCAAGATGCTCGATGGGTGAACCAAAATCGTCGCCCGCATGAGTGGTTAGATGCGGTGGGAACAGTTTCGGTAGATGGTGGGTTTGTCATCGATCGTGGAAGTGTGCGTCGGGCTGGTGGCTCTGGATCGGGCTTCTTTATCGATCGTAATGGCTACTTTATTACCAACTTCCACGTCATTGAGATGGCGGTGGAGGGCGATCGCAAGCATCTGGTCAATTTGAGCGTGGTGATCGATACGAAAGGAGTGCGTGCGCCTGCTAAGGTGATTGGTTACACCAAGGATGCCGATCTTGCGTTGCTTAAGGTAGAGTACGAGCCTGATTTTGCGTTTGATATTGCAACTTATGCCAACAATGTGGAGGCAGGTCAGCGTATTTATGCATTGGGATCGCCTTTGGGTCTTTTTAATTCTAATATTTCTACGGGCGTTATCACCAATACCGAGCGTGTTTTAGAGTTTATCGCTAGCACGCCATTGGGTAATATTATTCAAATTGATGCTGCGGTCAATCCTGGTAATTCAGGGGGCCCGCTGGTGAATGATGATGGGATTGTGGTGGGGGTTGTTTACTCAGGATTGTTGCAATTTAGTGGTATTAACTTCGCCTTGCCTGCCGATCTTGTACGGGTGATGCTTCCTAAGATGATTTTACAAGATGCTCCTGATACCCCCAAGTTAGCGGTGGTGCCTTATGCGGATTTAGCAGCGTTTGATGGTAATCGGGTGTTGGAGCTACAGTATGTTGGTTTGCGATCGCAGGCGATAAAGAGCGGAGTAGAGAATTTTGGTGTGGTGGAGCGCGTGAACAATCAGAGTGTTAAGAGTGTTGCTGATATGCAAATTCAGTTTGCCAGACGCTATCCCAATACGATTGCCACGTTACGTCAAGGCGGAAAAAATATTCCTATCGTTCTAAAGAGTCGCCCTAAGTATCCAGGTTGGCATGCGCTTTTACGCGATCAAGATATTGCACTATTTCCTGCCTTTTACGGCGCACAGGTTAAGGCGTCGGGGCAGTATTTGCTCATTACGCGCGTTTACATGCGCTCTTCTATGGAGGATATCGGCTTTGAGGAGAACGATTCTATTGTGATTAATGGGCCGTTCAAGCGCAATGTTCCCGATCATCTTTATGCACTAAACGTGCGCGCGCGCATGGCGAAGGTGGGTGGTTTGGAGTTCGCAGGTATGCTTTTGGTGGCAGACTTGCGCGGATTTAACTGGGTGTAG
- a CDS encoding YicC family protein → MVSMTGFGRATHEDSDVQLWVEVKSYNAKNLDLYVQLPNELSSYEIVARQMLSERFSRGKIELRAGVTTRLQSLTLQPQVASTLKTLASELAGVGVHLQVGLRELQQMGLLMSVDSACFEQTFLRSVEEAIAAMQRFRQEEGKKHREALAQDCASIEEALRILTDRQEFAMQQVRDRFMQVMEQYQLTAVLNEQRFMEEVAYYLVKNSIKEEIIRLSSHVQALRELLDLDEPIGRRIDFLAQEIQREANTIASKSEEIAIKQASLTIKEVVDSIREQGRNIE, encoded by the coding sequence ATGGTAAGCATGACGGGGTTTGGGCGCGCGACCCATGAGGATTCTGATGTGCAACTTTGGGTGGAGGTTAAGTCTTACAATGCAAAGAATTTAGATCTCTATGTGCAGTTGCCTAACGAGTTGAGTAGTTATGAAATTGTGGCACGACAGATGCTTAGTGAGCGTTTTTCTCGTGGTAAAATAGAGCTTCGCGCTGGGGTAACCACACGGTTACAATCGCTTACGCTTCAGCCCCAAGTGGCATCAACGCTTAAGACATTGGCGAGTGAATTGGCGGGGGTGGGAGTGCATTTACAGGTGGGCTTGCGCGAGTTGCAACAGATGGGACTCTTGATGAGTGTTGATTCTGCATGTTTTGAGCAGACCTTTTTACGTAGTGTGGAAGAGGCGATCGCTGCGATGCAACGCTTTCGTCAAGAGGAGGGCAAGAAGCATCGCGAGGCACTAGCGCAAGATTGTGCAAGTATCGAAGAGGCGCTTCGTATCTTAACCGATCGCCAAGAGTTTGCCATGCAACAGGTGCGCGATCGTTTTATGCAAGTGATGGAGCAGTATCAACTGACGGCGGTGCTTAATGAGCAACGTTTTATGGAAGAGGTTGCGTATTACTTGGTGAAAAATAGTATTAAGGAAGAGATTATTCGTTTGTCTAGCCACGTGCAAGCGTTGCGTGAGCTGTTGGATTTGGACGAACCGATTGGCCGTAGGATCGATTTTTTAGCGCAAGAGATTCAACGAGAAGCCAACACCATCGCCAGCAAGAGCGAGGAGATTGCGATTAAGCAAGCAAGTTTGACGATAAAAGAGGTGGTAGATTCTATACGTGAACAGGGGAGAAATATTGAGTAA
- a CDS encoding DUF2147 domain-containing protein, whose translation MIRRIFSVLFIGLLSTALWAQSAKDVTGLWFMYDLGDKEPSGVMQVYEFQGAIYGRTLISYEKDGRVRTYVETDLDRAPHLAGNPPMLGLDVIWGVRWNEKRNRYDGGHIMDPRKKSPYSVELHRQGDILKMKGKLGPFGATIDWKKATEADLHGVKPFVNPIPVLYYDEKGKLLLSPKTLS comes from the coding sequence ATGATTAGACGGATTTTTTCGGTATTATTTATCGGACTATTAAGTACAGCTCTCTGGGCGCAGAGTGCCAAGGACGTAACGGGACTCTGGTTTATGTACGACTTAGGCGACAAAGAGCCTAGCGGAGTGATGCAGGTCTATGAATTTCAGGGGGCTATTTATGGGCGAACACTTATCTCTTACGAAAAAGATGGACGTGTGCGCACCTACGTAGAGACTGACCTTGATCGCGCACCGCACTTGGCAGGTAATCCTCCCATGTTGGGCTTGGATGTGATTTGGGGCGTGCGCTGGAATGAAAAACGTAACCGCTACGACGGCGGACACATCATGGATCCACGTAAAAAGAGTCCTTATAGTGTTGAACTGCATCGTCAAGGCGATATTCTCAAGATGAAGGGCAAGCTTGGGCCTTTTGGTGCCACCATCGACTGGAAAAAGGCAACCGAGGCGGATCTCCATGGCGTAAAGCCTTTCGTCAATCCGATTCCTGTGCTTTATTACGATGAAAAAGGAAAACTTTTATTATCACCTAAAACTTTAAGCTAG
- a CDS encoding acyl-CoA dehydratase activase has translation MMISQHFRLGIDIGSTTAKIVLLDPENKQIFTRYRRHNTEVVATILGILHEVLTELGDIDLSVAITGTAGMGISEKTGIPFVQEVVAAAGVAKELYPECRTLIDLGGEDAKIIFFNQEMKPDIRMNGACAGGTGAFIDQMATLLGYPVEELSALADQHQNTYPIASRCGVFAKTDVQNLIARGIQPSDIAASIFRAVAYQTVNALARGVDIMPKIIFTGGPLTFMPALKRAFYDILNINEFDVISTKSSEVFPALGAALDTSPEKEVAKISTLIARITNIKEENITLDTRLEPLFTSADEFAQWNQEYERQYQVEKFDLSTLTNETKLFLGIDSGSTTTKIVICDEHGAIVVRDYHPNNGNPVDAVTRGLTSVYEQLKALGVDKPNLIRTATTGYGEDLTRFAFKLDDGLVETIAHYTAASYFAPDVSFILDIGGQDMKAIFIEHGIINNLELNESCSSGSGSFIETFAKGLSMKVQDFAQEACYSNAPCDLGTRCTVFMNSKVKQALREGATQGDISAGLAYSVIKNCFNKVLKITDMSLLGDTVVVQGGTFKNPAVLRALEKVINKKVVRPDICELMGAYGAALVAIERHHQEAKPSTFIGLDNLAEAQKYSRQTLTCKGCENLCRITQMNFTDEEAKTRKFYSGNKCEKIFSNKLISSHQGFNMHQFKRDLLWAGVKPLDEQPKRPTIGIPRVLNMWDNFPFWHAMFEESGFNVVLSDPSTVSLAEKGYATVMSENICYPAKITNGHIINLVEKKVDRIFYPMIIYEKAEFDDTASANEYNCPVVAGYPEVISAAMMPETKHGIPFDKPSLAMNDKKLFKKGLWSYFHEHLGVNKKIFDEAFDKAVAADVQYRKAIQEKSQAVINVAREEKRLLIMLLGRPYHVDALINHKLPEMISALGIDVLTEDSLPPAERVGLHGVDVLTQWTFPNRIYDAAIWAGSQPNVEVIHINSFGCGPDAVTIDEVKALLASFGKSPTVIKVDEITSPGSVRLRIRSMIESVAMRGENFQPQKKERAFTKNFEEIDKDRIILAPDFSPFYTRFIVKSMRDEGYNLKILPEPDRQSIHVGLQYTNNDICYPATIVIGDLVKALQSGEYAIDNVAVALTQTGGQCRASSYISMLKKALISAGFADVPVVAINTHADSGQLNRQPGFKLNPTSFMLTSLLGLLYGDVIAKLYWTYATYEKEHGTAKAMSDKWLAAGEEIIDYKHPNRIYGLIEQAVAEFNTIQVKEGRFPKVGIVGEIFVKFNEFSNNYTAQWLIKNGIEPDFPPLVNFFLSTIVQQKYNKSANVENHSWAELLAIKAAAPVILHYVKKANKLLAKSKLAISPIHDIRHIAKNAAKGMDLVLQFGESWLLPGDIITFVNEGTTDVLCLQPFGCIANHIIAKGMEKRLKMLYPNLNLLFLDMDAGSSEVNIINRLSFLVKGAHDNQKSLHANDASPSALAENPESGSSAMGQS, from the coding sequence ATGATGATTAGTCAACATTTTAGACTTGGGATTGACATCGGTTCGACGACAGCAAAAATTGTTCTTCTCGATCCAGAAAATAAGCAGATCTTCACGCGCTACCGTCGCCACAACACCGAGGTCGTGGCAACCATTCTGGGCATTCTCCACGAGGTGCTCACCGAACTTGGCGATATCGACCTCTCCGTCGCCATCACCGGAACAGCGGGAATGGGGATTAGCGAGAAGACCGGTATTCCTTTCGTCCAAGAGGTTGTCGCTGCTGCAGGCGTAGCCAAGGAACTCTACCCAGAGTGTCGCACCCTTATCGACCTAGGCGGAGAAGATGCAAAAATCATCTTCTTCAACCAAGAGATGAAGCCCGATATCCGCATGAACGGCGCATGCGCCGGTGGTACAGGTGCCTTTATCGACCAAATGGCAACCCTACTAGGCTATCCTGTAGAAGAGCTAAGTGCCTTGGCCGATCAACACCAGAACACTTATCCCATTGCCTCGCGCTGTGGTGTTTTTGCTAAAACCGACGTACAAAACCTCATCGCCCGTGGCATTCAACCCAGCGACATCGCAGCGAGCATCTTTCGCGCAGTAGCCTATCAAACGGTTAATGCCCTTGCCCGTGGTGTCGACATCATGCCCAAGATTATCTTCACTGGTGGGCCGCTCACCTTTATGCCCGCCCTCAAGCGCGCCTTCTACGACATCCTCAACATCAATGAATTTGACGTCATCTCCACCAAATCCAGCGAGGTCTTCCCCGCCCTTGGTGCCGCCTTAGATACCTCTCCCGAGAAAGAAGTTGCGAAAATTTCTACCCTCATCGCGCGTATCACCAACATTAAAGAGGAGAACATCACCCTCGATACACGCCTTGAGCCACTCTTTACCTCTGCCGATGAATTTGCCCAGTGGAATCAAGAGTACGAACGTCAATATCAAGTAGAGAAATTTGATCTTAGCACGCTCACCAACGAAACGAAGCTCTTTTTAGGCATCGATTCGGGATCGACCACCACCAAAATCGTCATCTGTGATGAGCATGGTGCTATCGTCGTGCGCGACTACCATCCGAACAATGGTAACCCCGTAGACGCGGTAACCCGTGGTCTCACCTCGGTGTACGAGCAACTCAAAGCCCTCGGGGTAGACAAGCCCAACCTCATTCGCACCGCGACGACTGGTTACGGGGAAGATCTCACGCGCTTTGCCTTTAAGCTTGATGATGGGCTGGTCGAAACCATCGCTCACTACACCGCGGCCTCCTACTTTGCGCCCGATGTCTCATTTATCCTCGATATTGGTGGGCAAGACATGAAGGCCATCTTTATCGAGCATGGCATCATCAACAACCTCGAGCTCAATGAATCGTGCTCTTCAGGGTCGGGCTCCTTTATCGAAACCTTTGCCAAGGGTCTCTCCATGAAGGTACAAGACTTCGCCCAAGAGGCCTGTTACAGTAACGCGCCTTGCGACCTAGGCACGCGCTGTACCGTCTTTATGAATAGTAAGGTAAAGCAAGCCCTCCGCGAAGGCGCAACTCAAGGCGATATCTCTGCCGGCTTGGCCTACTCGGTCATTAAGAACTGCTTCAACAAGGTGCTTAAAATTACCGATATGTCCCTCCTTGGCGACACCGTGGTGGTGCAAGGTGGAACGTTCAAAAATCCTGCAGTCTTACGCGCCCTTGAAAAAGTTATCAACAAAAAAGTAGTGCGCCCCGATATTTGCGAATTGATGGGCGCTTACGGTGCTGCCCTCGTTGCCATCGAGCGCCATCACCAAGAGGCAAAGCCATCCACCTTTATCGGGCTAGATAACCTTGCCGAAGCCCAAAAGTATTCACGTCAGACCCTCACCTGTAAAGGTTGTGAAAATCTCTGCCGTATCACCCAGATGAACTTTACCGACGAAGAGGCCAAAACACGCAAATTCTACAGCGGGAACAAGTGTGAAAAGATCTTTAGTAATAAGCTCATCTCCTCGCATCAGGGCTTTAATATGCACCAATTCAAGCGCGACCTCCTCTGGGCAGGGGTAAAGCCTCTCGACGAACAGCCCAAGCGACCCACCATCGGTATTCCTCGCGTGCTTAATATGTGGGATAACTTTCCCTTTTGGCACGCCATGTTTGAGGAGAGTGGGTTCAACGTTGTCCTCTCCGATCCCTCCACCGTCAGCCTAGCCGAAAAGGGTTATGCCACCGTAATGAGCGAAAATATCTGCTATCCCGCCAAAATTACCAACGGACACATCATCAATTTGGTGGAGAAGAAGGTCGACCGCATCTTCTACCCGATGATCATCTATGAAAAGGCCGAATTTGACGACACTGCCAGTGCCAATGAGTACAATTGTCCGGTTGTGGCTGGCTATCCCGAGGTTATTAGCGCGGCGATGATGCCCGAAACCAAGCACGGTATCCCGTTTGATAAGCCATCACTCGCCATGAACGACAAGAAGCTCTTCAAAAAAGGTCTCTGGAGCTACTTTCATGAGCACTTAGGGGTCAATAAGAAGATCTTTGACGAAGCCTTTGACAAAGCCGTAGCCGCCGACGTGCAGTACCGAAAGGCTATTCAAGAGAAGTCTCAAGCCGTCATCAATGTTGCCCGCGAAGAGAAGCGTCTCCTTATTATGCTCTTGGGTCGCCCCTATCATGTTGACGCCCTCATTAACCACAAGCTCCCCGAGATGATCAGCGCGCTAGGTATCGATGTCCTCACCGAGGACTCTCTGCCTCCGGCTGAACGCGTTGGGCTACATGGCGTTGACGTCTTGACCCAGTGGACCTTCCCCAATCGCATCTACGACGCGGCCATCTGGGCAGGTAGCCAACCCAACGTCGAGGTTATCCACATCAACAGCTTTGGTTGTGGCCCCGATGCCGTAACCATCGACGAAGTGAAGGCACTCTTGGCAAGCTTTGGCAAGTCGCCCACCGTCATCAAGGTCGACGAAATCACCTCCCCTGGTTCAGTGCGTCTACGTATCCGCAGTATGATTGAGAGCGTCGCCATGCGCGGAGAGAATTTTCAACCACAAAAGAAAGAGCGCGCCTTTACCAAAAATTTTGAAGAGATCGATAAAGATCGTATCATCCTCGCCCCAGACTTCTCGCCCTTCTACACGCGCTTTATTGTCAAGTCGATGCGTGATGAGGGCTACAACCTAAAGATCTTACCCGAACCCGATCGTCAAAGTATCCATGTCGGGCTACAGTACACCAATAATGACATCTGCTATCCTGCTACCATCGTGATTGGCGACTTGGTGAAGGCCTTACAGAGTGGCGAGTATGCTATCGACAATGTAGCCGTTGCCCTCACCCAAACCGGTGGACAGTGCCGAGCCAGTAGTTACATCAGCATGCTCAAAAAAGCGCTCATTAGCGCAGGGTTTGCCGATGTTCCTGTGGTTGCCATCAACACCCACGCCGACTCTGGACAACTCAACCGTCAACCCGGCTTTAAGCTTAACCCAACCTCCTTCATGCTCACCTCGCTTTTGGGTCTCCTTTATGGCGATGTCATCGCTAAGCTCTACTGGACCTATGCCACCTACGAAAAAGAGCATGGCACTGCTAAAGCAATGAGTGATAAGTGGTTAGCTGCAGGAGAGGAGATCATCGACTACAAGCACCCGAACCGCATCTACGGCTTAATTGAGCAAGCAGTTGCCGAATTTAACACCATCCAGGTAAAAGAGGGGCGCTTTCCGAAAGTGGGTATTGTTGGCGAGATTTTTGTCAAGTTTAATGAATTTAGCAATAATTACACCGCTCAATGGCTCATTAAAAATGGTATTGAGCCCGACTTTCCACCGCTGGTCAACTTCTTTTTATCCACCATTGTCCAGCAGAAATACAACAAATCTGCTAACGTTGAAAATCATTCGTGGGCAGAACTTCTTGCAATCAAAGCAGCAGCACCTGTCATTTTACATTATGTCAAAAAGGCCAACAAGCTACTTGCTAAGAGTAAGCTTGCCATCAGCCCCATTCACGACATCCGCCACATCGCCAAGAACGCCGCCAAAGGCATGGATCTCGTCTTACAGTTTGGCGAGAGCTGGCTCTTGCCCGGCGACATCATCACCTTCGTCAACGAGGGCACGACGGACGTGCTTTGCCTTCAACCCTTCGGCTGTATTGCCAACCACATCATCGCTAAGGGGATGGAGAAGCGCCTCAAGATGCTCTACCCCAACCTCAACCTCCTCTTCTTGGATATGGATGCAGGTTCCAGCGAGGTCAATATTATTAACCGCTTGAGCTTCTTGGTGAAGGGCGCGCATGACAACCAAAAGAGTCTACACGCCAATGACGCATCCCCGAGTGCCCTTGCAGAAAATCCAGAGAGTGGCTCCTCGGCCATGGGGCAAAGCTAG